The Fodinicurvata sediminis DSM 21159 genome contains the following window.
CGTCTTCCATTTATAGGAATGGACCATATTGAACCGTCATCGTTCTCTCTAAAAGGCCACGATCAATTTGCACGGATGAAAAGCTCGGGTAGTTATTTTGAACCCGGAGATGTGCTTTATGGTCGTCTCCGCCCCTATTTGAATAAGGTGCACTGCGCCAAGTTTGAGGGTGTTGCATCAGCTGAATTCATCGTTTTGCCGTCTTCCGATTGCTTCGATAGCGACTTTATCAAATATCTCATACATCAGAGGAAATTCGTTGATTATGCGATGAGTCATTCATCGGGTGATCGCCCACGGGTTAAATTCGACGACATAGCCGATTACGAGTTTCCCCTCCCACCCCTCAACGAACAACGCCGCATCGTCGAGAAGATCGAAACGCTCTTTGCTCGATTGGACAAGGGTGAAGAGGCGCTGCGCGAGGTGCAGAGGCAGCTTTCCACCTATCGCCAGTTGGTGTTGAAGGCGGCCGTTACAGGGCAGCTGACCGCCGATTGGCGTGCGCAGAACGCGCATCGCCTGGAACAGAGCCGCGACTTGCTGGAGCGCATCCTGCAGACCCGCCGCGAAACCTGGAAAGGCCGCAGCAAGTACAAGGAGCCGGTGGCTCCCGACACGTCCGACTTGCCGGACCTTCCGGAAGGATGGGTTTGGGCTTCTTTAGATGAACTATCAGTGCATCTCACAAGTGGCTCCCGGGATTGGAAAAAATACTATGGCCAAGGCAAGGGGATTTTTATTTTAGCTCAGAATGTGCGGCCAATGAATTTCGATCTTTCACAGAAGTTCATGGTCGATCCACCCCCGAGCAGTCCTGATGCTCTAAGAAGTGAAGTTAGACGAAATGATATTCTCATAACGATTGTTGGTGCTAATACTGGGGACGTATGTCGCTTCCCTAACGACGCTCGTGGCCACTATGTGTGCCAGAGCGTTGCGTTACTGCGATTGGCGGATTCGAGCATAAGTCCGTTTGTCGAGATGTATTTATCCGGCAAAGGGGCAGGAAGGGATCAACTAGATAACTTTATCTACGGTGCAGGACGTCCGCATTTAAGCTTTGAGCAAATACGAACGGTTGCAGTTCCTATCCCGTCAAATGAGGAACAGGCTCAGATTA
Protein-coding sequences here:
- a CDS encoding restriction endonuclease subunit S, yielding MTVGEQSLPRGWIKARLGDLIPKPRPKIPANPDSRLPFIGMDHIEPSSFSLKGHDQFARMKSSGSYFEPGDVLYGRLRPYLNKVHCAKFEGVASAEFIVLPSSDCFDSDFIKYLIHQRKFVDYAMSHSSGDRPRVKFDDIADYEFPLPPLNEQRRIVEKIETLFARLDKGEEALREVQRQLSTYRQLVLKAAVTGQLTADWRAQNAHRLEQSRDLLERILQTRRETWKGRSKYKEPVAPDTSDLPDLPEGWVWASLDELSVHLTSGSRDWKKYYGQGKGIFILAQNVRPMNFDLSQKFMVDPPPSSPDALRSEVRRNDILITIVGANTGDVCRFPNDARGHYVCQSVALLRLADSSISPFVEMYLSGKGAGRDQLDNFIYGAGRPHLSFEQIRTVAVPIPSNEEQAQIMLLVKEAFERVSRIDRICKTELTRSAALRQSILKDAFAGRLVPQDPNDESAADLVARIKENRDVRSKRYRRQSTRKLAS